A genome region from Struthio camelus isolate bStrCam1 chromosome 26, bStrCam1.hap1, whole genome shotgun sequence includes the following:
- the ARRDC2 gene encoding arrestin domain-containing protein 2 isoform X1, translating into MLFDRLKRFLIVLEGAEPGAPAAFSPGQAVGGRVVLELAAAARLGALRLRALGAARVHWTESRSAGSSTAYTQSYSDQVEFLSHRDTLLAPPDNGEVTVLPAGRHEFPFTFQLPETLVTSFEGKHGSVRYWVKAKLHRPWSTVKKAKKEFTVIEPIDINTPALLAPQAGAKEKLARAWYCNRGQVSVTAKIDRKGYTPGEVIPIFAEIDNCTNRAVVPKAAIIQTQTFIARGTKKQKKSVVTSIVGDSIAAGKREVWHGRALKIPPVGPSILHCRIIQVEYSLKVCVDIPGTSKLLLELPLVIGTIPLHPFGSRTSSVSSQYSVNLDWLSGIPERPEAPPEYSAVVSSPESEPSLAPPGPGELSSVLEGPFFTYIQEFRFRPPPLYSEVDPNPPAETIRPRCMTC; encoded by the exons ATGCTCTTCGACCGCCTCAAGCGCTTCCTCATCGTGCTGGAgggcgcggagccgggggcgCCGGCCGCCTTCAGCCCGGGCCAGGCGGTGGGCGGCCGCGTGGTGctggagctggcggcggcggcgcggctgggTGCGCTGCGCCTGCgggcgctcggcgctgcccgcgTCCACTGGACCGAGTCGCGCAGCGCCGGCTCCAGCACCGCCTACACGCAGAGCTACAGCGACCAGGTGGAGTTCCTCAGCCACCGCGACACGCTGCTCGCCCCGCCAG ACAACGGTGAAGTCACCGTCCTGCCGGCAGGAAGACACGAGTTCCCCTTCACTTTCCAGCTCCCCGA GACCCTGGTGACCTCCTTCGAGGGAAAGCACGGCAGCGTGCGCTACTGGGTGAAAGCCAAGCTGCACCGACCCTGGTCaaccgtgaagaaggcaaagaaggagtTCACCGTCATCGAGCCCATTGACATCAACACGCCTGCCCTGCTG GCTCCCCAGGCAGGTGCTAAGGAGAAACTTGCCCGTGCCTGGTATTGCAATCGTGGGCAGGTTTCTGTGACTGCCAAGATTGACCGAAAAGGCTACACCCCAG GTGAGGTCATCCCTATCTTTGCCGAGATTGACAACTGCACAAACCGAGCCGTGGTGCCCAAGGCTGCCATCATCCAGACTCAGACCTTCATCGCCCGGGGCACCAAGAAGCAGAAGAAGTCGGTGGTGACCAGCATCGTCGGCGACTCCATCGCAGCTGGGAAGAGGGAAGTGTGGCACGGGCGGGCGCTGAAGATCCCCCCCGTGGGCCCCTCCATCCTCCACTGCCGCATCATCCAGGTGGAATATTCCCTGAAG GTCTGTGTGGATATTCCCGGCACGTCCAAGCTGCTCCTGGAGCTGCCGCTCGTCATCGGGACGATCCCGCTGCATCCGTTCGGGAGCCGCACGTCCAGCGTCAGCAGCCAGTACAGCGTCAACCTGGACTGGCTGAGCGGCATCCCGGAGCGGCCGGAGG CGCCCCCCGAATACTCGGCGGTGGTGTCCAGCCCGGAGTCGGAGCCGAGCCTGgctccgccgggccccggcgAGCTCAGCAGCGTCCTGGAAGGGCCCTTCTTCACCTACATCCAGGAGTTTCGCTTCCGGCCGCCTCCGCTGTACTCGGAG GTGGATCCGAATCCGCCTGCGGAGACCATCCGGCCGCGCTGCATGACCTGCTGA
- the PEX11G gene encoding peroxisomal membrane protein 11C, with product MAAALGGLVAVLESYRGRDRVIRALGYGCQLAGGALAATRAAPAGLPGSLLAVSAQLSHCRTVLRLFDDLAMLSYSRGYGLGPKDEDALVRWLSVLANLADQLYYPCEHVAWAADAGVVGASSRRWWALSTGLWALSLLLGAVRSLRILFQLRRKLRQHKGKSSPLSQKKMKAQVKAEVLSIISSLADLCNAINWLPPGFLWAEQFPPWLVGLFGTISSLIGIYQASAGGNSGAV from the exons AtggcggcggcgctcggcggccTGGTGGCCGTGCTGGAGTCCTACCGCGGCCGCGACCGGGTG ATCCGCGCGTTGGGCTatggctgccagctggccggggGGGCGCTGGCCGCGacgcgggccgcgccggcggggttGCCGGGGAGCCTGCTGGCCGTGTCGGCGCAGCTGAGTCACTGCCGCACCGTGCTGCGCCTCTTCGACGACCTCGCCATGCTCAGCTACAGCCGCGGCTACGGGCTGGGGCCTAAG GACGAGGACGCCCTGGTGCGCTGGCTCTCCGTGCTGGCCAACCTGGCCGACCAGCTGTACTACCCCTGCGAGCACGTGGCGTGGGCCGCCGACGCCGGCGTCGTGGGCGCCAGCTCTCGCAGGTGGTGGGCCCTGAGCACGGGGCTCTGggccctctccctgctgctgggCGCCGTACG ATCCTTGAGAATTTTGTTCCAATTAAGAAGAAAGCTGAGGCAGCACAAGGG TAAATCTTCGCCTCTgagtcaaaagaaaatgaaagcgcAAGTGAAGGCTGAAGTTCTGAGCATCATTAGTAGTTTGGCAGATCTCTGCAATGCCATCAATTGGCTGCCTCCAGGATTTCTGTGGGCTGAACAGTTCCCCCCATGGTTAGTAGGTCTCTTTGGGACCATATCTTCCCTGATTGGTATCTACCAGGCATCTGCAGGGGGAAATTCTGGGGCTGTGTGA
- the ARRDC2 gene encoding arrestin domain-containing protein 2 isoform X2 — MLPPGRVRSLAVQLEGGRAWGSGELLRGRVQLELRGALRLRALEVCARGHATVHWLESHSVGLNIVYCDYTACQTFLHRHCQLIPDNGEVTVLPAGRHEFPFTFQLPETLVTSFEGKHGSVRYWVKAKLHRPWSTVKKAKKEFTVIEPIDINTPALLAPQAGAKEKLARAWYCNRGQVSVTAKIDRKGYTPGEVIPIFAEIDNCTNRAVVPKAAIIQTQTFIARGTKKQKKSVVTSIVGDSIAAGKREVWHGRALKIPPVGPSILHCRIIQVEYSLKVCVDIPGTSKLLLELPLVIGTIPLHPFGSRTSSVSSQYSVNLDWLSGIPERPEAPPEYSAVVSSPESEPSLAPPGPGELSSVLEGPFFTYIQEFRFRPPPLYSEVDPNPPAETIRPRCMTC, encoded by the exons atgctgcccccggggcgggtgcGGAGCTTGGCGGTGCAGCTGGAGGGCGGGCGAGCGTGGGGCAGCGGGgagctgctgcggggccgggtgcagctggagctgcgcggcgccctgcggctgcggGCGCTGGAGGTGTGCGCTCGCGGCCACGCCACCGTCCACTGGCTGGAGAGCCACAGCGTGGGGCTCAACATCGTCTACTGCGACTACACCGCCTGCCAGACCTTCCTGCACCGCCACTGCCAGCTCATCCCCG ACAACGGTGAAGTCACCGTCCTGCCGGCAGGAAGACACGAGTTCCCCTTCACTTTCCAGCTCCCCGA GACCCTGGTGACCTCCTTCGAGGGAAAGCACGGCAGCGTGCGCTACTGGGTGAAAGCCAAGCTGCACCGACCCTGGTCaaccgtgaagaaggcaaagaaggagtTCACCGTCATCGAGCCCATTGACATCAACACGCCTGCCCTGCTG GCTCCCCAGGCAGGTGCTAAGGAGAAACTTGCCCGTGCCTGGTATTGCAATCGTGGGCAGGTTTCTGTGACTGCCAAGATTGACCGAAAAGGCTACACCCCAG GTGAGGTCATCCCTATCTTTGCCGAGATTGACAACTGCACAAACCGAGCCGTGGTGCCCAAGGCTGCCATCATCCAGACTCAGACCTTCATCGCCCGGGGCACCAAGAAGCAGAAGAAGTCGGTGGTGACCAGCATCGTCGGCGACTCCATCGCAGCTGGGAAGAGGGAAGTGTGGCACGGGCGGGCGCTGAAGATCCCCCCCGTGGGCCCCTCCATCCTCCACTGCCGCATCATCCAGGTGGAATATTCCCTGAAG GTCTGTGTGGATATTCCCGGCACGTCCAAGCTGCTCCTGGAGCTGCCGCTCGTCATCGGGACGATCCCGCTGCATCCGTTCGGGAGCCGCACGTCCAGCGTCAGCAGCCAGTACAGCGTCAACCTGGACTGGCTGAGCGGCATCCCGGAGCGGCCGGAGG CGCCCCCCGAATACTCGGCGGTGGTGTCCAGCCCGGAGTCGGAGCCGAGCCTGgctccgccgggccccggcgAGCTCAGCAGCGTCCTGGAAGGGCCCTTCTTCACCTACATCCAGGAGTTTCGCTTCCGGCCGCCTCCGCTGTACTCGGAG GTGGATCCGAATCCGCCTGCGGAGACCATCCGGCCGCGCTGCATGACCTGCTGA